GTTGAGGAAGTAGAAAAACTGGATAAAGAAATGCTTAAGCTGGTCAGTCAAGATAAAGAAGTACAACGGCTTATGACAATCCCTGGCGTAGGACCTGTAACAGCATTAACCTATAAAACAGAAATTTTTGATCCCACTCGTTTTAACGATTCTAAATCAGTAGGAGCCTATCTTGGTATGACGCCTAAACAGTATGCCTCCGGAGAGGTGCAAAGACAGGGAAGAATTTCAAAATGTGGATCCAGTGAACTTAGATCTCTATTAGTTGAAGCCGGAATAGTAATGCTGACACGAAGTAAGAAATGGAGCAAGCTAAAAGCTTGGGGATTAAAAATCATGAGAAAAAAAGGAATGAAGAAAGCCGCCTTAGCAGTAGGTAGAAAGTTATCCGTAATTATGCATAAGATGCTGATTGAACAAAAAGAATTTATTTACGGTGAGCCAAAGGCAGAGTCTTTTCAAGTTTGAAGTGCACAGAAGAATTAAAAAAAGAATAGGCAGGCGATGAAAGAATCTCTATTGTGATTTTTAACAATCAAACACAAGGAGAGACCTTGCCTAAAGGCTACCATCACCTAACCTATGACCAAAGATGTCAGATTTATATTTTAAAAGCTAGAGGAGATACATCTAGCTCAATAGCAAACATTCTAAAAGTTCATCATAGCACTATTAGTAGGGAACTTAAGAGAAATAAAGGGCAACGAGGATACCGTCATCAGCAAGCTCAAGAAAAAGCATTTCTTAGAAAAAATTCTCAGCCCAATAAAAAAATGACTCCTCAAATAGTTACCCGTATTGAAGAAAAAATCAAGTTGCAATGGAGCCCTATACAAATATCCGGATGGCTTAAAAGACATGGTAAAGAACATGTTAGTCATGAGACCATCTATAATCATATCTGGAAAGATAAACGACAGGGAGGACAGCTTTATAGAGAGCTCCGTCATCGAGGGAAAAAATATAACAAGCAGAGAAAGGGAGCTTCTGGAAGAGGGAACATGCCTGGTCGTATAGATATTAAGCAACGGCCTTGTATTGTAGAAAAAAAGACTCGTTTAGGAGACTGGGAACTAGATACAGTCATAGGGGCAGGACATAAAGGCGTAATTGTATCAATGGTAGAAAGAACTTCCAAGCTAACTAAGCTCGCCAAAGTTTCTCATAAAACTGCAGAGGAAGTAAGTCAAGCGTTAATTGAACAACTTAAACCTATCAAAGATTTTGTACACACATTAACAGCAGACAACGGAAAAGAATTTGCCTATCACCAAATGGTTAGTTTCGAGCTAGAGACAGACTTCTACTTTGCAACGCCCTACCATTCTTGGGAAAGAGGCTTAAATGAGCATACAAACGGACTAGTTAGGCAATATTTTCCTAAAACACAAAGCTTTTTAGATACGACTTCCAAGGATATAGAAAGGGTGGAAACTTTACTAAATAACAGACCTAGAAAGGCTCTCAACTTCGAAACTCCACTAGAAGTGTTTACGAGATTATCTACAAACATGCTATGCTCGGGTGCACAATAGATGTTTTTTCAAGTATTTATATGTTCTTTTTTGTGCACTTCAAGGTTGAAAGGGCCCAGCTTAAAAACGCATTTTTTTAGAAATAAAAACATTAGGAAAAGTGACTAAAATTTTTTGCAGGAGAAAACCGAAGAAATAGGTAAAGACGACAAATGAGTTGGCTCTTAGAAGCCGTAATATACATTGTCTTGCCCATTTCATTTCGGATAGCATAATGGAGCGAAGAATCTAAAATAGTTTTCTTCAAAAAGACTCCGCAGAGAACCCTGGA
This is a stretch of genomic DNA from Candidatus Rhabdochlamydia oedothoracis. It encodes these proteins:
- a CDS encoding IS30 family transposase; protein product: MIFNNQTQGETLPKGYHHLTYDQRCQIYILKARGDTSSSIANILKVHHSTISRELKRNKGQRGYRHQQAQEKAFLRKNSQPNKKMTPQIVTRIEEKIKLQWSPIQISGWLKRHGKEHVSHETIYNHIWKDKRQGGQLYRELRHRGKKYNKQRKGASGRGNMPGRIDIKQRPCIVEKKTRLGDWELDTVIGAGHKGVIVSMVERTSKLTKLAKVSHKTAEEVSQALIEQLKPIKDFVHTLTADNGKEFAYHQMVSFELETDFYFATPYHSWERGLNEHTNGLVRQYFPKTQSFLDTTSKDIERVETLLNNRPRKALNFETPLEVFTRLSTNMLCSGAQ